A part of Lacibacter sp. H407 genomic DNA contains:
- a CDS encoding hydrogen peroxide-inducible genes activator produces the protein MTLTQLEYIVALDTHRHFVLASEKCFVTQPTLSMQIQKLEEELGVKIFDRTKQPVIPTEIGASIIAQARVVLRDAGLIRQLISEQKDSMSGEIRIGIIPTIAPYLLPPLFKNIREKYPQVNLVVREIITEEIVQELKNNRLDCGIVVTPLKDSSIKEDVLFYEELFVYVSKNNALYDKKYVLPNEIDPNQLWLLEEGHCFRSQILNLCELQKFSAINFRYETGNIETLKRMVDKSDGITILPELAVMEFTKPQMKFVKQLKEPRPAREVSLVIHRDHLKTKLIQTLKEEILSIVPKSMQKLSRKKVVDISY, from the coding sequence ATGACGTTGACACAGCTCGAATATATTGTAGCACTTGATACGCACCGGCATTTTGTACTGGCATCTGAAAAATGTTTTGTTACGCAACCAACCCTCAGCATGCAAATTCAAAAGCTGGAAGAGGAATTGGGGGTAAAGATTTTTGACCGTACCAAACAACCGGTGATCCCTACTGAAATTGGTGCCAGCATTATTGCACAGGCACGTGTAGTGCTGCGTGATGCGGGATTGATTCGGCAGTTGATCTCCGAACAGAAAGACAGTATGAGTGGTGAAATACGCATTGGCATTATCCCAACCATTGCACCGTACCTGTTGCCGCCGCTTTTTAAAAACATCCGTGAAAAATATCCGCAGGTAAACCTGGTGGTACGTGAAATTATTACAGAAGAAATTGTACAGGAACTTAAAAATAACCGGCTTGATTGCGGTATTGTAGTTACGCCGTTAAAAGATTCGTCGATAAAAGAAGATGTGTTGTTTTATGAGGAACTGTTTGTGTACGTTTCAAAAAACAATGCGTTGTATGATAAGAAGTATGTGTTGCCGAATGAAATAGACCCCAATCAACTCTGGTTGCTGGAAGAAGGACATTGTTTCCGTTCACAGATCTTAAATCTGTGTGAGCTGCAAAAGTTCTCTGCGATCAACTTTCGATACGAAACCGGCAATATTGAAACATTAAAACGGATGGTTGATAAAAGTGATGGCATTACTATTTTACCCGAGCTGGCGGTGATGGAATTTACCAAACCGCAAATGAAATTTGTAAAGCAGTTGAAAGAACCGAGACCGGCAAGGGAAGTAAGTCTGGTGATTCACCGTGATCATTTGAAAACAAAATTGATCCAGACATTGAAAGAAGAAATCCTCAGCATTGTACCAAAATCTATGCAAAAGCTGAGCAGAAAAAAAGTGGTGGATATCAGTTATTGA
- a CDS encoding M61 family metallopeptidase — protein sequence MSILSIFPGKQAAAFVLILLFVSTSVKVSAQQPTIQFSVSVPDPSSHAYHVTMSLERWNKDTLLLKMPNWTPGYYQLMNYAGDVQAIKATDAKGNQLSLQQINSNTWRVTGVRNKVFVVDYSIQTKRQFVANSYVDSNRAYIIPANSFLYVEGALQMPVAVKVEKGNRWSGIATGLTPDSKISNRFSSIDFDELYDCPILVGNLEELPSFKVKGIVHRFIGYKLGEFDRQDLMNKLQKMIEVATELFGDIPYQQYTFIGIGPGRGGIEHANNTTVSFDGKGLNTAPGMNTMLNFLAHEYIHHFNVKRIRPFELGPFDYDKENRTNQLWISEGLTVYYEYIVLKRAGLADEQTMLQNFERNITAHEKNPGRLHQSLQQASYKTWRDGPFGNSGDEKGKTISYYDKGPLVGMLLDLAIRQSSGNKRSLDDVMRLLYQKYYLQLKRGFTEAEFQEACEVTAGVSLAAFFDYVYTTKELDYNHYLLFAGLQLVQSDGLYKLKQIVQPTEMQQRIYRSWMGQRL from the coding sequence ATGAGCATTCTGTCAATTTTCCCGGGCAAGCAAGCCGCTGCCTTTGTATTGATCCTGTTGTTTGTTTCTACTTCAGTAAAAGTCTCTGCGCAACAACCAACAATTCAATTCTCCGTGTCGGTACCCGATCCTTCTTCGCATGCATACCACGTAACGATGTCTTTAGAAAGATGGAATAAGGATACGTTGTTGTTGAAAATGCCTAACTGGACGCCTGGTTATTATCAACTCATGAATTATGCAGGCGATGTGCAGGCCATCAAGGCAACAGATGCAAAAGGCAACCAATTATCGTTACAACAGATCAACTCAAATACCTGGCGTGTAACAGGTGTACGCAATAAAGTATTTGTGGTTGACTATTCAATTCAAACGAAACGTCAGTTTGTGGCGAACAGTTATGTAGACAGTAACCGTGCTTACATCATTCCGGCAAATAGTTTTTTGTATGTGGAGGGCGCTTTGCAAATGCCCGTTGCCGTTAAAGTAGAAAAAGGAAATCGTTGGAGCGGTATCGCTACCGGTTTAACACCTGATTCAAAAATCAGCAACCGTTTTAGTTCAATTGATTTTGATGAGTTGTACGATTGTCCCATTCTTGTGGGCAACCTTGAAGAACTTCCTTCATTTAAAGTAAAGGGAATTGTTCATCGGTTTATTGGATATAAGCTGGGTGAATTTGATCGGCAGGATCTTATGAATAAGCTGCAGAAAATGATTGAGGTTGCAACTGAGTTGTTTGGTGACATTCCATATCAGCAGTATACGTTTATAGGAATTGGTCCGGGCAGAGGTGGTATTGAACATGCCAATAATACAACCGTGAGTTTCGACGGTAAAGGGTTGAATACTGCTCCAGGCATGAATACCATGCTTAACTTTCTGGCACATGAATACATTCATCACTTTAATGTAAAACGTATACGGCCATTTGAGTTAGGCCCGTTCGATTACGATAAAGAAAACCGCACCAATCAACTCTGGATCAGCGAAGGGTTAACTGTGTATTACGAATACATTGTTTTAAAGCGTGCCGGACTTGCAGATGAGCAAACCATGTTGCAGAATTTTGAACGGAACATCACAGCACATGAAAAAAATCCGGGCCGCTTGCATCAATCGCTTCAACAGGCGAGTTATAAAACATGGCGGGATGGCCCGTTTGGTAACAGCGGCGATGAAAAAGGAAAGACCATTTCGTACTATGATAAAGGGCCGTTGGTAGGTATGCTGCTTGATCTGGCAATCCGTCAATCATCAGGTAATAAACGCTCATTGGATGATGTAATGCGATTGCTTTATCAAAAATATTACCTGCAATTAAAGCGTGGATTCACTGAAGCTGAGTTTCAGGAAGCTTGTGAAGTAACAGCGGGTGTTTCCCTTGCAGCATTTTTTGATTATGTCTATACTACAAAGGAGCTCGACTATAATCATTATTTATTATTTGCAGGGTTGCAATTAGTACAATCAGACGGGTTGTATAAGTTGAAGCAGATCGTTCAACCAACTGAAATGCAGCAAAGGATTTATCGATCATGGATGGGACAGCGACTTTAA
- the katG gene encoding catalase/peroxidase HPI — protein MSNDNPHSNTSYNVNDAAKCPFISGTLKSSAGGGTSNRDWWPNQLKLNILRQHSTLSNPMGEQFNYAEEFKKLDLAAVKKDLAELMTTSQDWWPADYGHYGPFMIRMAWHSAGTYRIWDGRGGGGAGTQRFAPLNSWPDNANLDKARLLLWPIKQKYGKQLSWADLMILAGNVALETMDFKTFGFAGGRADVWEPAEDIYWGSETEWLGDKRYSGDRELEDPLGAVQMGLIYVNPEGPNGNPDPLASARDIRETFGRMAMNDEETVALIAGGHTFGKTHGAADPSKYVSREPAAASIEEQGLGWKNTYGTGAGADTITSGLEGAWTTTPTKWSNNYFENLFGYEWELTKSPAGAHQWKPKGNAGEGLVPDAHDTSKRHAPFMLTTDIALRVDPAYEKISRRFYENPDEFADAFARAWFKLTHRDMGPRARYLGPEVPAEVLIWQDPIPAVDFELINEQDVAALKSTILASGLTVSELVSTAWASASTFRGSDKRGGANGARIRLAPQKYWAVNNPQQLSKVLDALEAIQKEFNNANGTKKVSMADLIVLGGCAGIEQAARNAGITVTVPFTPGRNDATQEQTDVESFAVLEPAADGFRNYLSRRAITSSEEMLVDKAQLLNLTAPEMTVLVGGMRVLNTNFDGSKHGVFTNNPGALTNDFFVNLLDFGTTWKAADSVQQGFFGTDRATGDLKWTATRADLIFGSNSELRAIAEVYGCADGQEKFVKDFVAAWDKVMNLDRFDIA, from the coding sequence ATGAGTAATGACAATCCGCACAGCAACACATCGTACAACGTAAACGATGCAGCCAAGTGTCCATTTATCAGCGGAACGCTGAAAAGCAGCGCTGGCGGCGGCACCAGCAACCGTGATTGGTGGCCCAATCAACTGAAGTTGAACATCCTCCGCCAACACTCCACCCTTTCAAACCCAATGGGTGAACAATTCAATTACGCAGAAGAATTTAAGAAACTCGATTTGGCAGCAGTAAAAAAAGACCTTGCTGAACTCATGACCACATCACAGGATTGGTGGCCTGCCGACTACGGACACTATGGTCCCTTCATGATTCGTATGGCATGGCATAGTGCAGGTACCTACCGCATTTGGGATGGTCGTGGTGGCGGTGGTGCAGGTACGCAACGTTTTGCACCGTTGAACAGCTGGCCCGACAATGCCAATCTTGATAAAGCCCGTTTACTCCTCTGGCCTATCAAACAGAAATATGGCAAGCAACTTTCATGGGCCGATCTGATGATCCTTGCCGGTAACGTGGCCCTCGAAACAATGGATTTTAAAACTTTTGGTTTTGCAGGTGGACGTGCAGATGTATGGGAACCCGCAGAAGATATTTACTGGGGTTCTGAAACTGAGTGGCTGGGCGACAAACGCTACAGCGGTGATCGTGAACTGGAAGATCCATTGGGTGCAGTACAAATGGGACTTATTTATGTAAACCCGGAAGGACCAAACGGAAATCCTGATCCATTGGCATCTGCCCGTGACATTCGTGAAACCTTTGGCCGTATGGCGATGAATGATGAAGAAACCGTAGCTCTTATTGCAGGTGGACATACATTCGGTAAAACACATGGCGCTGCAGATCCTTCCAAATATGTTTCCCGTGAACCGGCAGCTGCAAGCATTGAAGAGCAAGGTTTGGGATGGAAAAATACATATGGTACCGGTGCTGGTGCAGATACCATTACCAGCGGACTGGAAGGTGCATGGACAACCACTCCTACCAAATGGAGCAACAACTATTTTGAAAATCTGTTTGGCTACGAGTGGGAATTAACCAAGAGCCCCGCCGGCGCACATCAGTGGAAACCAAAAGGTAATGCAGGTGAAGGATTAGTGCCTGATGCACATGATACTTCAAAACGTCATGCACCATTTATGCTCACAACTGATATTGCGTTGCGTGTTGATCCGGCATATGAAAAAATTTCCCGTCGCTTTTACGAAAATCCCGATGAGTTTGCTGATGCGTTTGCACGTGCATGGTTTAAATTGACACATCGTGATATGGGACCACGTGCCCGTTACCTAGGTCCGGAAGTACCTGCTGAAGTATTGATCTGGCAAGATCCGATTCCTGCAGTTGATTTTGAATTGATCAATGAACAGGATGTTGCGGCATTAAAATCAACAATTCTTGCAAGCGGTTTAACTGTAAGCGAACTGGTCTCTACTGCATGGGCTTCTGCCTCTACCTTCCGTGGTTCCGATAAACGTGGTGGTGCAAATGGTGCACGTATTCGTTTGGCGCCGCAGAAATACTGGGCAGTCAACAATCCTCAGCAATTGAGCAAAGTGTTGGATGCATTGGAAGCAATTCAAAAAGAATTCAACAATGCAAATGGAACGAAGAAAGTTTCAATGGCTGATTTGATTGTGTTAGGTGGATGTGCAGGTATTGAACAGGCTGCAAGAAATGCTGGCATTACTGTTACTGTGCCATTTACACCCGGACGCAATGATGCTACACAAGAACAAACCGATGTTGAATCGTTTGCAGTATTAGAACCGGCGGCTGATGGTTTCCGCAATTACCTCAGCAGACGTGCCATTACATCATCAGAAGAAATGCTGGTTGATAAAGCACAACTGCTCAATCTTACTGCTCCTGAAATGACAGTATTGGTGGGTGGTATGCGTGTACTCAATACCAACTTCGATGGTTCAAAACATGGTGTGTTTACCAATAACCCCGGCGCACTCACCAACGATTTCTTCGTAAACCTGCTTGATTTTGGTACAACATGGAAAGCGGCCGACTCTGTACAACAAGGTTTCTTTGGAACCGATCGTGCAACAGGCGATTTAAAATGGACCGCCACCCGTGCCGATCTCATCTTTGGTTCCAACTCAGAGTTGCGTGCAATAGCTGAAGTATATGGCTGTGCCGATGGTCAAGAGAAATTTGTAAAAGACTTTGTAGCCGCATGGGACAAAGTAATGAACCTTGATCGTTTTGATATAGCGTAA
- a CDS encoding peptidyl-alpha-hydroxyglycine alpha-amidating lyase family protein, which produces MHTIKICFLFASIVFYGCTDQSTSNNKDQPINYALVDAWPKLPTGYSFGQPTGISIDSKQHVFVFHRAGRKWTDPFPETFIDTNTILELDAETGTIIHEWGANQFIMPHGLTVDKEDNIWVTDVGLHQILKFSHDGQLLMTLGVAKTPGNDSLHFNLPTDVVVADDGSFYVSDGYGNSRVVKFSASGSYLLEWGTKGSDEGEFNIPHGITIDKSEHVYVADRQNNRIQVFDKNGKFLRVLKNKDSVPQLPAVTIDSAQHLYAIDFDYTITTDMGNKGSKVFQYDTAGNVVFQFGSSGENKRTVSWYHDIAVDQQGNIYVGDIYGTKLLKFRNKGY; this is translated from the coding sequence ATGCATACAATCAAGATCTGTTTCTTATTTGCATCGATTGTTTTTTATGGATGTACTGATCAGTCAACAAGCAATAATAAGGATCAACCAATAAACTATGCATTGGTTGATGCGTGGCCGAAATTGCCCACCGGTTATTCATTTGGTCAACCAACAGGTATTAGCATTGATAGCAAACAGCACGTTTTTGTGTTTCACAGAGCCGGAAGAAAATGGACCGATCCTTTTCCAGAAACATTTATTGATACGAATACAATACTTGAGCTTGATGCAGAAACTGGAACAATTATTCATGAATGGGGCGCCAACCAGTTTATTATGCCGCATGGCTTAACGGTTGATAAAGAAGATAATATTTGGGTAACAGATGTTGGTCTGCATCAAATCTTAAAATTCAGTCATGATGGACAATTGTTGATGACCTTGGGTGTTGCAAAAACTCCTGGTAACGATTCATTACATTTTAATTTACCCACTGATGTTGTTGTGGCTGATGATGGTTCGTTTTATGTCAGTGATGGATATGGTAACAGCAGGGTAGTGAAGTTTTCCGCATCAGGTAGTTATTTATTGGAGTGGGGAACAAAAGGAAGCGATGAAGGTGAGTTTAATATACCGCATGGCATAACGATTGATAAAAGTGAACATGTTTATGTAGCCGACCGGCAAAATAACCGCATCCAGGTGTTTGATAAGAATGGCAAATTTCTGCGTGTGTTAAAGAACAAAGATTCTGTACCGCAATTGCCGGCAGTAACGATCGACAGTGCACAGCATCTGTACGCTATTGATTTTGATTATACTATTACAACTGATATGGGTAACAAAGGTTCGAAAGTATTTCAATATGACACTGCAGGAAATGTTGTTTTTCAATTTGGAAGCAGCGGCGAAAACAAACGGACTGTTTCCTGGTATCATGATATTGCAGTAGATCAGCAAGGAAATATTTATGTAGGCGATATATATGGAACCAAGCTGTTGAAGTTTCGGAATAAAGGATACTGA
- a CDS encoding serine hydrolase domain-containing protein: MRTSFLALAAILAIFSCNETDQKGTMVSTSFDSSYQPAMFTDPNRLEKIKTTFAVIDSLYKNHTTDNHLPAISFGIVVDGELVYKNSYGYTDIEKKTPATTASLFRIASMSKSFTCMAILKLRDEGKLNLDDPAYLYIPELRNIKYPTADAPHITIRHLMTHGAGFPEDNPWGDRQLADTDKDLMEFIGKQISFSNPPGIAYEYSNLGFALQGKIITKVSGMRYQDYIKQFILEPLGMKTTTYEYADVAPDKLAHGYRWLNEKWNEETLLHDTKDGSWGAMGSMISSIDEFAAYMSFHLSAWPPNNAAENGPVKRSSVREMHHPWRWNGFNPNYKFPDGRNCAITSAYCYGLGWMNDCEGRTYIAHSGGLPGFGSQWRIMPDYGIGVVAFGNRTYAPMGGINLRVLDTLIKMASLQPRQLAPSKILEQRKNELMKLLPNWTNAEQSGLFAENFFPDYPIDILKKQSIDLFAKAGKIIAVKEMKAENQLRGSFIVEGTNINMEIYFTLSPENPPLIQEYHIREIAKQK, encoded by the coding sequence ATGAGAACTTCCTTTTTAGCACTAGCAGCTATACTTGCAATCTTTTCATGCAATGAAACTGATCAAAAAGGAACGATGGTTTCTACTTCGTTCGATAGTTCGTATCAACCCGCTATGTTTACAGATCCTAACCGTCTGGAAAAAATCAAAACAACCTTTGCAGTGATCGACAGTTTATATAAAAACCATACAACAGACAATCATTTACCAGCCATTTCATTTGGAATTGTTGTAGACGGAGAATTAGTTTATAAAAACAGCTATGGCTATACAGATATCGAAAAGAAAACACCTGCAACAACCGCCTCGCTGTTTCGAATTGCATCTATGAGCAAGAGTTTTACTTGTATGGCTATTCTAAAACTGCGTGACGAGGGCAAACTCAACTTAGATGATCCTGCTTATTTGTATATTCCCGAACTAAGAAATATCAAGTACCCAACAGCAGATGCACCACATATAACGATCCGGCATTTGATGACACATGGTGCAGGTTTTCCGGAAGACAATCCATGGGGCGATCGTCAATTAGCCGATACTGATAAAGATTTGATGGAATTTATTGGTAAGCAGATATCCTTCTCCAATCCACCTGGTATAGCATATGAATACAGCAACCTCGGTTTTGCTTTGCAGGGAAAAATAATTACAAAAGTAAGTGGCATGCGGTATCAGGATTATATCAAACAATTCATTCTTGAACCGCTGGGGATGAAAACAACTACGTATGAATATGCAGATGTAGCGCCCGATAAACTGGCACATGGTTATCGCTGGCTCAATGAAAAATGGAACGAAGAAACATTGTTACACGATACAAAGGATGGAAGCTGGGGTGCAATGGGCAGCATGATCAGTTCCATTGATGAGTTTGCAGCCTACATGTCGTTTCACCTTTCGGCATGGCCACCAAACAATGCGGCAGAAAATGGCCCTGTTAAACGAAGCTCGGTACGGGAGATGCATCATCCATGGCGATGGAATGGGTTTAATCCCAATTATAAATTTCCTGATGGAAGAAACTGCGCCATTACATCTGCTTATTGTTATGGATTGGGATGGATGAATGATTGTGAAGGCAGAACATATATTGCTCATAGTGGTGGACTACCAGGCTTTGGAAGCCAGTGGCGCATTATGCCCGATTATGGAATTGGTGTGGTAGCATTTGGCAATCGTACATATGCTCCGATGGGTGGAATTAACTTGCGGGTGCTTGATACATTAATTAAAATGGCGAGCCTGCAACCACGGCAATTGGCGCCATCAAAAATACTGGAGCAACGTAAAAATGAATTGATGAAGCTATTACCAAATTGGACCAACGCAGAACAAAGCGGTTTGTTTGCTGAAAACTTTTTCCCTGATTATCCGATCGATATTTTAAAGAAACAATCAATCGATTTGTTTGCCAAAGCTGGAAAAATAATTGCAGTAAAAGAAATGAAAGCAGAAAATCAATTGCGAGGCTCATTTATTGTAGAGGGAACCAACATCAATATGGAAATCTATTTTACATTATCGCCGGAAAACCCGCCGCTAATACAGGAGTACCATATAAGAGAGATAGCAAAACAGAAGTGA
- a CDS encoding DUF2264 domain-containing protein, with protein MKKYVALVSLVFISLIAVQVLSAQSSNKNKQQPDQLSGLQDRAFWAKTLYKIAYPVVHNLARGTLKKNMPLELAPDYYLQATKVTYLEAVGRTMAGIAPWLALPDDETAEGKLRKQLRDELLKGLANAVDPNHPDYLNFRTDGQPLVDAAFVAHAFLRAPDALWHPLDAVTKQRFIEEFKSLRNRKGSYSNWLLFAGITEGFLLKIGEQHDPVRIDFAIRKMKEWYVGDGWYSDGEKFSMDYYNSFVIHPMLVDLYSVLVEKKMASQQEFDLAVQRMARHAEFLERIIAPDGTFPALGRSITYRTGAFQVLSQTALMEKLPATVSAAQVRCGLTAIMHKMYDGDQNFDNNGWLVLGFNGHQPSIADKYTSTGSLYLATLGFLSLGLPASHSFWADAAADWTSKKAWNGEAVKKDYKVDY; from the coding sequence ATGAAAAAATATGTTGCACTTGTATCACTCGTATTTATTTCTTTGATAGCGGTACAAGTATTATCAGCCCAGTCATCAAATAAAAATAAACAACAACCTGATCAGTTATCTGGCTTGCAGGACAGAGCTTTTTGGGCGAAGACCTTGTATAAAATTGCTTACCCGGTTGTACATAATCTTGCCCGGGGTACATTGAAAAAGAACATGCCGTTAGAGCTGGCCCCTGATTATTATCTGCAGGCAACAAAGGTAACTTATCTCGAAGCTGTTGGAAGAACAATGGCAGGTATAGCACCTTGGTTGGCTTTGCCTGATGATGAAACAGCTGAAGGAAAACTTCGTAAACAGTTGCGTGATGAATTACTGAAAGGCTTAGCGAACGCTGTTGATCCCAATCATCCTGATTATTTAAATTTCAGAACGGATGGGCAACCGTTGGTTGATGCTGCGTTTGTTGCACATGCTTTTCTCCGTGCACCTGATGCGTTGTGGCATCCGTTGGATGCTGTAACGAAACAACGTTTTATTGAGGAGTTCAAATCGTTACGTAACCGAAAGGGCTCTTATAGTAACTGGTTATTGTTTGCGGGTATCACGGAAGGATTTTTATTGAAGATCGGTGAGCAGCACGATCCGGTACGAATTGATTTTGCCATCAGGAAAATGAAGGAATGGTATGTTGGTGATGGATGGTACAGCGATGGTGAAAAATTCAGTATGGATTATTACAATTCGTTTGTAATTCATCCAATGCTGGTTGATCTGTATAGCGTTTTGGTGGAAAAGAAAATGGCATCGCAACAGGAATTTGATCTTGCTGTACAACGGATGGCCCGCCATGCTGAATTTCTTGAACGCATCATTGCGCCGGATGGAACATTCCCGGCATTGGGCCGTTCCATTACCTATCGCACAGGTGCGTTCCAGGTTTTGTCACAAACAGCACTCATGGAAAAATTGCCTGCAACTGTTTCGGCTGCGCAGGTGCGTTGTGGGTTAACGGCCATCATGCATAAAATGTATGACGGTGATCAGAATTTTGACAATAACGGATGGTTGGTTTTAGGATTCAATGGTCATCAGCCATCAATCGCTGACAAATACACATCAACCGGAAGTTTATATCTGGCAACACTTGGCTTCCTGAGTTTGGGCTTACCGGCATCGCATTCATTTTGGGCAGATGCAGCTGCCGATTGGACAAGTAAGAAAGCATGGAACGGTGAAGCAGTAAAAAAAGATTATAAAGTAGACTATTGA
- a CDS encoding class I SAM-dependent methyltransferase, which produces MYFLHFKNLTMNPNKALWEKGDFTKIADTMRESSAALVDTLGIKPGMDVLDVGCGDGDTAIPAAKLGANVTGVDIAHNLVEAGNIRATNEGVAERCKIYEGDVMDLKDQQNKSYDLVVSIFGAMFAPRPLEAAKEMVRVTRKGGRIVMGNWIPGDPTLVAQILKISSAYTPAPPEGFVSPMLWGVEEEVIKRFETAGIPKENISFAKETFTFKAGYSPSLFVNNFKQYYGPTMNAFEAAGKNGKAEALQQELENLFNSQNKSGNENSTSIPATFLRVTVMCK; this is translated from the coding sequence ATTTACTTTTTACATTTTAAAAACTTAACCATGAATCCGAACAAAGCACTTTGGGAGAAAGGTGATTTTACCAAGATAGCCGACACTATGCGTGAAAGCTCGGCAGCACTTGTTGATACACTCGGCATTAAACCCGGAATGGATGTATTAGATGTTGGTTGTGGTGATGGCGATACAGCTATACCTGCAGCAAAACTCGGTGCAAATGTAACAGGTGTTGACATTGCACACAATCTTGTTGAAGCAGGAAACATACGTGCAACGAATGAGGGCGTTGCGGAACGTTGCAAAATTTATGAAGGTGATGTAATGGATCTGAAAGATCAGCAGAATAAAAGTTATGATCTTGTGGTCAGCATCTTCGGTGCCATGTTTGCACCACGTCCGCTGGAAGCAGCAAAAGAAATGGTTCGGGTAACACGTAAAGGTGGCCGAATTGTAATGGGCAACTGGATACCCGGTGACCCAACGTTGGTAGCACAAATATTAAAGATCAGTTCAGCTTATACTCCTGCACCTCCAGAAGGTTTTGTGAGTCCGATGTTATGGGGAGTGGAAGAGGAGGTGATCAAGCGTTTTGAAACTGCCGGTATTCCAAAGGAAAACATCTCCTTTGCAAAAGAAACATTTACGTTCAAGGCTGGTTATTCACCTTCATTATTCGTGAATAATTTTAAACAGTATTACGGTCCCACTATGAATGCGTTTGAGGCCGCAGGAAAAAACGGCAAAGCAGAAGCATTGCAACAGGAACTTGAAAACCTGTTTAACAGTCAGAATAAAAGCGGCAATGAAAACAGCACGTCTATACCGGCAACTTTTTTAAGAGTAACGGTCATGTGCAAGTGA
- a CDS encoding helix-turn-helix transcriptional regulator has product MVNFQERVLTYPQYCKQFSCGDSLITIFNCPPEARLMKDKFADLWSHENYIFYVLEGKKVWHTAHGSYEIGEGSCVLVRKGACILEQFFDIGFCLVLFFIPDQFICETLRNRSVPIANTGRQYNSVIPINVTDTLRSFFVSMYAYFSGTTAPDQSLLELKFRELILNIADNRDNAELLSYFCSMMNEPQSVSLERVMHDNYCFNLKLEQYAALCNRSLSAFKRDFQKQFHTSPGKWLLEKRLQQSMALLKNRGKSVAETAFESGFENSSHFSRSFKQRFGMSPMEARQTLVL; this is encoded by the coding sequence ATGGTTAATTTCCAGGAACGTGTATTAACATATCCCCAGTATTGTAAACAGTTTAGCTGCGGCGATTCGTTGATCACTATTTTCAACTGTCCGCCGGAGGCACGTTTAATGAAAGATAAATTTGCTGATCTGTGGAGCCATGAAAATTATATCTTCTATGTGCTGGAAGGGAAAAAAGTGTGGCATACTGCACATGGTTCGTATGAAATAGGTGAAGGTAGTTGTGTATTGGTACGAAAAGGAGCCTGCATACTTGAACAGTTTTTTGATATCGGCTTTTGTCTTGTTCTGTTTTTTATACCTGATCAATTTATTTGCGAAACACTCAGGAACAGGTCGGTTCCTATTGCAAATACAGGCCGACAATATAATTCTGTTATACCCATTAATGTAACAGATACGTTGCGATCGTTTTTCGTTTCGATGTATGCTTATTTTTCCGGAACAACAGCACCCGATCAATCATTACTCGAATTAAAATTCAGAGAATTGATCTTAAACATAGCTGACAACAGGGACAATGCAGAGCTACTTTCTTATTTCTGTTCGATGATGAACGAACCCCAATCCGTTTCATTGGAACGAGTGATGCACGACAACTATTGTTTTAATCTGAAACTTGAACAATATGCTGCACTATGTAACAGAAGTCTGTCGGCATTTAAACGTGATTTTCAAAAACAGTTTCACACTTCGCCGGGCAAATGGCTGCTTGAAAAAAGATTGCAGCAATCAATGGCTCTTTTAAAGAACCGGGGAAAGTCGGTTGCCGAAACAGCCTTTGAAAGTGGCTTTGAAAACAGCTCTCATTTCAGCCGCAGTTTTAAACAGCGCTTTGGTATGTCACCAATGGAAGCAAGGCAAACATTGGTTTTGTGA
- a CDS encoding GNAT family N-acetyltransferase yields the protein MEIIYSFDRKPTADQLIELYNNAGLPRPTNDKERMQKMIDNSNLIVTAWDNDVLVGISRCITDWVWSCYLADLAVKHEYKKEGIGKTLINLTKEKVGEQSMVLLLSVPSAMEYYPKVGFVKQESSFIMNRDN from the coding sequence ATGGAAATTATATACAGTTTCGATCGCAAGCCGACTGCTGATCAACTCATCGAACTCTACAACAATGCGGGCTTGCCACGTCCAACAAATGACAAAGAGCGAATGCAGAAAATGATCGACAATTCAAATCTTATTGTTACAGCATGGGACAATGATGTGTTGGTAGGTATTTCACGCTGCATTACCGATTGGGTTTGGAGTTGTTACCTCGCAGACCTTGCTGTTAAACATGAATATAAAAAGGAAGGCATTGGCAAAACGCTCATCAACTTAACAAAAGAAAAAGTAGGAGAGCAGTCGATGGTTTTATTGCTATCTGTACCATCAGCCATGGAATATTATCCAAAAGTTGGTTTTGTAAAACAGGAAAGCAGTTTTATTATGAATAGAGACAATTGA